One Halictus rubicundus isolate RS-2024b chromosome 10, iyHalRubi1_principal, whole genome shotgun sequence genomic window carries:
- the LOC143357951 gene encoding WD repeat-containing protein 44 isoform X2 encodes MSGSSDSEEFFDAEDDSFQRNSRRSKQRESFSIEIQSNDTADITKKADDEDDVFLKPAEPKPIIEPKDNVTTESVLCKDKTEEDGKESSTDKIVGRRRFRELRHRMQTEDDDIPINSSPPDSQTSSIEGVYPAPSKTTHPFRIIEHDTLSLQSMTSLGRVGRILAGVGDSASAVLVTNVTQCPPSAILTRESQMSSIASIPSKDEDTVSGKVSQSSSILTLSGDLLQESSVNGRSNYSSHSQNDKTVMLQEPDVIASTKNNGKSSEDVTVVGIPVAPPRRKKKSKAQTPTDLAPSTTESVLPASPLPSPASTIESITREFEHSLDIRSATKGQYVVKPQDEDKLKAEGPSAEELERIERVKAELMSVRSSDKSSSPMGSMSSNSIGRYSLGPHKFSGISSPGSKERRKSAGDQDMVKQLNMFVRTRTDSGKRLTDMEILEQVTVLNLDTGERVPLSIAEDKLPQCINPLSLHIMRLTSEYISNSSLEKEKESDEESVDSKMSSIPPDEDVSVGRVRKRTQKIKRFLGSTVKKTMDKAKSIAQEVSHARHKEDVMDIVDEVYPGEQQYIKLKASNSHKGPYEFSCLQHVQDLSGEHVGPVWCMKFSACGRLLATAGQDRVLRIWVLRDHFTYFQDMRTKYNAEKVSPTPSQESLVSQQSMEDPNVVASAFSEIEGTKSPFMPKPFCTYTGHTSDLLDVSWSKNYFVLSSSMDKTVRLWHISRKECLCCFQHIDFVTAIVFHPRDDRYFLSGSLDGKLRLWNIPDKKVAVWSEVDGQTKLITAANFCQNGKFAVVGSYDGRCIFYNTEQLKYHTQIHVRSTRGKNSTGRKISGIEPMPGEDKILVTSNDSRIRLYDLRDLNLSCKYKGYVNVSSQIKASFSPDGQYIVSGSENQCIYIWKTHHDYSKFSSVRRDRNDFWEGIKAHNAVVTCAVFAPNPDSIIKQIEEREHWESKEDAKNLASSTVGVPPVDPVVEQRTKGCGGHVLVSADFNGCIKVFVNKTKPKHSSLPASALA; translated from the exons ATGTCTGGAAGCAGCGATTCTGAAGAATTTTTTGACGCGGAGGACGATAGTTTCCAACGTAATTCACG GAGAAGTAAGCAACGCGAATCCTTTAGTATTGAAATACAATCCAATGATACTGCAGATATTACTAAAAAAGCAGATGATGAGGATGATGTGTTTCTAAAGCCTGCTGAACCAAAACCAATTATAGAACCAAAGGATAATGTAACTACAGAATCTGTACTTTGTAAAGATAAAACT GAAGAAGATGGAAAGGAATCGAGTACGGATAAAATTGTTGGTCGAAGGAGATTTCGAGAACTTCGACATCGCATGCAAACAGAAGACGATGATATCCCAATTAATAGCTCCCCCCCAGATAGTCAAACTTCATCTATCGAGGGTGTTTATCCTGCTCCTTCGAAAACGACGCATCCCTTTAGAATTATTGAACACGATACTCTTAGCCTACAAAGCATGACCTCTTTAGGACGAGTGGGTCGAATTTTAGCTGGAGTTGGGGACAGTGCTTCTGCTGTACTTGTAACAAATGTAACCCAGTGTCCTCCTTCTGCCATCCTTACCCGAGAAAGCCAGATGTCCTCCATTGCTAGTATTCCAAGCAAAGACGAGGACACAGTATCTGGTAAGGTGTCCCAGTCCTCCAGCATCCTTACGTTATCAGGGGATCTCCTACAGGAATCCTCTGTTAACGGCAGGTCAAACTATTCTTCTCACTCACAAAATGATAAGACTGTTATGCTTCAAGAACCCGATGTCATCGCTAGTACAAAGAATAATGGAAAATCAAGCGAAGATGTTACTGTGGTCGGAATACCTGTTGCACCACCCAGACGTAAAAAAAAGTCAAAAGCTCAAACACCTACGGACCTTGCT CCTTCCACAACGGAATCAGTGCTGCCTGCATCGCCACTACCAAGCCCAGCAAGTACGATCGAGTCGATCACTAGAGAATTTGAACATTCGCTCGATATTCGATCCGCGACAAAGGGGCAGTATGTTGTTAAACCACAA gaCGAAGATAAATTGAAAGCAGAAGGTCCTTCAGCCGAAGAATTGGAAAGAATAGAAAGAGTCAAGGCTGAATTAATGAGTGTGAGATCGAGCGATAAATCTAGTAGCCCAATGGGGTCCATGTCTAGTAACAGCATTGGCCGTTACTCTTTGGGTCCCCACAAATTTTCAGGTATAAGTTCTCCAGGTTCAAAGGAGAGACGAAAATCTGCTGGTGATCAAGACATGGTCAAACAGTTAAACATGTTCGTCAGAACAAGAACGGATTCCGGAAAACGCCTAACAGACATG GAAATACTAGAACAAGTAACTGTATTAAACTTAGACACTGGTGAAAGAGTGCCATTAAGTATAGCAGAAGATAAGCTACCGCAGTGTATTAATCCTTTATCGCTTCATATTATGAGACTTACTTCGGAATATATAAGCAATTCTAGTctcgagaaggagaaagaaagtGACGAGGAGAGCGTCGACAGTAAAATGTCCAGTATACCGCCGGACGAAGATGTATCTGTAGGCAGAGTTCGAAAGAGGACTCAGAAGATAAAACGATTTTTAGGATCCACTGTGAAAAAAACAATGGACAAAGCAAAGTCTATCGCGCAAGAGGTATCTCATGCAAGGCACAAGGAAGACGTTATGGACATAGTAGACGAAGTCTATCCTGGCGAACAACAGTACATCAAACTGAAAGCGTCCAACAGCCATAAAGGGCCGTACGAGTTCAGTTGTCTGCAGCATGTTCAGGACTTGAGTGGCGAACACGTGGGTCCCGTTTGGTGTATGAAATTCTCTGCCTGTGGACGATTGCTTGCTACAGCGGGACAAGACCGAGTTCTGAGAATTTGGGTCCTGCGCGACCATTTCACCTATTTTCAGGATATGCGAACGAAATACAACGCGGAGAAAGTTAGTCCCACGCCTTCGCAAGAGTCTCTGGTCTCGCAACAGTCGATGGAAGATCCTAACGTTGTGGCTAGTGCCTTTAGTGAAATCGAGGGGACGAAGAGTCCGTTCATGCCGAAACCGTTTTGCACTTATACCGGCCATACTTCGGACTTGCTCGACGTGTCCTGGTCTAAGAATTACTTTGTTCTGTCATCGTCGATGGACAAAACCGTGCGGCTatggcatatatcgagaaaggaATGCCTCTGTTGTTTCCAGCATATTGATTTTGTTACGGCGATAGTATTTCATCCTCGCGACGATCGATACTTTCTGTCAGGATCCTTGGACGGTAAACTCCGGCTGTGGAACATCCCGGACAAGAAAGTTGCCGTGTGGAGCGAGGTCGACGGTCAAACCAAATTGATCACCGCCGCGAACTTCTGTCAGAATGGGAAATTCGCGGTGGTAGGCTCGTATGACGGCCGATGTATATTCTACAACACGGAGCAGCTGAAGTATCACACGCAGATACACGTCCGGTCGACCAGAGGCAAGAACTCGACCGGAAGAAAGATCAGCGGCATCGAGCCTATGCCCGGTGAAGACAAGATCCTGGTCACCTCGAACGACAGCCGTATCCGATTGTACGACTTGAGGGATTTAAATCTGTCATGCAAATATAAGGGCTACGTTAACGTCAGTAGCCAGATTAAAGCGAGTTTCAGCCCCGACGGGCAATATATAGTTAGCGGTTCGGAAAACCAGTGCATTTATATCTGGAAGACCCACCACGATTATTCGAAATTCTCTAGTGTACGCAGAGACCGGAATGATTTCTGGGAGGGCATCAAAGCTCACAACGCTGTAGTAACATGCGCAGTATTCGCACCAAATCCAGATAGTATTATTAAACAAATCGAGGAAAGGGAGCACTGGGAGAGCAAGGAAGACGCGAAGAATCTAGCTAGTTCGACCGTAGGCGTTCCTCCCGTTGATCCTGTGGTTGAACAGCGCACCAAAGGCTGTGGTGGCCATGTTCTCGTCAGCGCCGACTTCAATGGCTGCATAAAGGTTTTTGTAAATAAAACGAAACCTAAGCACAGTTCCCTGCCGGCGTCCGCTCTTGCATAA
- the LOC143357951 gene encoding WD repeat-containing protein 44 isoform X1, whose product MSGSSDSEEFFDAEDDSFQRNSRRSKQRESFSIEIQSNDTADITKKADDEDDVFLKPAEPKPIIEPKDNVTTESVLCKDKTEEDGKESSTDKIVGRRRFRELRHRMQTEDDDIPINSSPPDSQTSSIEGVYPAPSKTTHPFRIIEHDTLSLQSMTSLGRVGRILAGVGDSASAVLVTNVTQCPPSAILTRESQMSSIASIPSKDEDTVSGKVSQSSSILTLSGDLLQESSVNGRSNYSSHSQNDKTVMLQEPDVIASTKNNGKSSEDVTVVGIPVAPPRRKKKSKAQTPTDLAVRYISISTIILPSTTESVLPASPLPSPASTIESITREFEHSLDIRSATKGQYVVKPQDEDKLKAEGPSAEELERIERVKAELMSVRSSDKSSSPMGSMSSNSIGRYSLGPHKFSGISSPGSKERRKSAGDQDMVKQLNMFVRTRTDSGKRLTDMEILEQVTVLNLDTGERVPLSIAEDKLPQCINPLSLHIMRLTSEYISNSSLEKEKESDEESVDSKMSSIPPDEDVSVGRVRKRTQKIKRFLGSTVKKTMDKAKSIAQEVSHARHKEDVMDIVDEVYPGEQQYIKLKASNSHKGPYEFSCLQHVQDLSGEHVGPVWCMKFSACGRLLATAGQDRVLRIWVLRDHFTYFQDMRTKYNAEKVSPTPSQESLVSQQSMEDPNVVASAFSEIEGTKSPFMPKPFCTYTGHTSDLLDVSWSKNYFVLSSSMDKTVRLWHISRKECLCCFQHIDFVTAIVFHPRDDRYFLSGSLDGKLRLWNIPDKKVAVWSEVDGQTKLITAANFCQNGKFAVVGSYDGRCIFYNTEQLKYHTQIHVRSTRGKNSTGRKISGIEPMPGEDKILVTSNDSRIRLYDLRDLNLSCKYKGYVNVSSQIKASFSPDGQYIVSGSENQCIYIWKTHHDYSKFSSVRRDRNDFWEGIKAHNAVVTCAVFAPNPDSIIKQIEEREHWESKEDAKNLASSTVGVPPVDPVVEQRTKGCGGHVLVSADFNGCIKVFVNKTKPKHSSLPASALA is encoded by the exons ATGTCTGGAAGCAGCGATTCTGAAGAATTTTTTGACGCGGAGGACGATAGTTTCCAACGTAATTCACG GAGAAGTAAGCAACGCGAATCCTTTAGTATTGAAATACAATCCAATGATACTGCAGATATTACTAAAAAAGCAGATGATGAGGATGATGTGTTTCTAAAGCCTGCTGAACCAAAACCAATTATAGAACCAAAGGATAATGTAACTACAGAATCTGTACTTTGTAAAGATAAAACT GAAGAAGATGGAAAGGAATCGAGTACGGATAAAATTGTTGGTCGAAGGAGATTTCGAGAACTTCGACATCGCATGCAAACAGAAGACGATGATATCCCAATTAATAGCTCCCCCCCAGATAGTCAAACTTCATCTATCGAGGGTGTTTATCCTGCTCCTTCGAAAACGACGCATCCCTTTAGAATTATTGAACACGATACTCTTAGCCTACAAAGCATGACCTCTTTAGGACGAGTGGGTCGAATTTTAGCTGGAGTTGGGGACAGTGCTTCTGCTGTACTTGTAACAAATGTAACCCAGTGTCCTCCTTCTGCCATCCTTACCCGAGAAAGCCAGATGTCCTCCATTGCTAGTATTCCAAGCAAAGACGAGGACACAGTATCTGGTAAGGTGTCCCAGTCCTCCAGCATCCTTACGTTATCAGGGGATCTCCTACAGGAATCCTCTGTTAACGGCAGGTCAAACTATTCTTCTCACTCACAAAATGATAAGACTGTTATGCTTCAAGAACCCGATGTCATCGCTAGTACAAAGAATAATGGAAAATCAAGCGAAGATGTTACTGTGGTCGGAATACCTGTTGCACCACCCAGACGTAAAAAAAAGTCAAAAGCTCAAACACCTACGGACCTTGCTGTACGATACATTTCAATTAGTACAATTATCTTA CCTTCCACAACGGAATCAGTGCTGCCTGCATCGCCACTACCAAGCCCAGCAAGTACGATCGAGTCGATCACTAGAGAATTTGAACATTCGCTCGATATTCGATCCGCGACAAAGGGGCAGTATGTTGTTAAACCACAA gaCGAAGATAAATTGAAAGCAGAAGGTCCTTCAGCCGAAGAATTGGAAAGAATAGAAAGAGTCAAGGCTGAATTAATGAGTGTGAGATCGAGCGATAAATCTAGTAGCCCAATGGGGTCCATGTCTAGTAACAGCATTGGCCGTTACTCTTTGGGTCCCCACAAATTTTCAGGTATAAGTTCTCCAGGTTCAAAGGAGAGACGAAAATCTGCTGGTGATCAAGACATGGTCAAACAGTTAAACATGTTCGTCAGAACAAGAACGGATTCCGGAAAACGCCTAACAGACATG GAAATACTAGAACAAGTAACTGTATTAAACTTAGACACTGGTGAAAGAGTGCCATTAAGTATAGCAGAAGATAAGCTACCGCAGTGTATTAATCCTTTATCGCTTCATATTATGAGACTTACTTCGGAATATATAAGCAATTCTAGTctcgagaaggagaaagaaagtGACGAGGAGAGCGTCGACAGTAAAATGTCCAGTATACCGCCGGACGAAGATGTATCTGTAGGCAGAGTTCGAAAGAGGACTCAGAAGATAAAACGATTTTTAGGATCCACTGTGAAAAAAACAATGGACAAAGCAAAGTCTATCGCGCAAGAGGTATCTCATGCAAGGCACAAGGAAGACGTTATGGACATAGTAGACGAAGTCTATCCTGGCGAACAACAGTACATCAAACTGAAAGCGTCCAACAGCCATAAAGGGCCGTACGAGTTCAGTTGTCTGCAGCATGTTCAGGACTTGAGTGGCGAACACGTGGGTCCCGTTTGGTGTATGAAATTCTCTGCCTGTGGACGATTGCTTGCTACAGCGGGACAAGACCGAGTTCTGAGAATTTGGGTCCTGCGCGACCATTTCACCTATTTTCAGGATATGCGAACGAAATACAACGCGGAGAAAGTTAGTCCCACGCCTTCGCAAGAGTCTCTGGTCTCGCAACAGTCGATGGAAGATCCTAACGTTGTGGCTAGTGCCTTTAGTGAAATCGAGGGGACGAAGAGTCCGTTCATGCCGAAACCGTTTTGCACTTATACCGGCCATACTTCGGACTTGCTCGACGTGTCCTGGTCTAAGAATTACTTTGTTCTGTCATCGTCGATGGACAAAACCGTGCGGCTatggcatatatcgagaaaggaATGCCTCTGTTGTTTCCAGCATATTGATTTTGTTACGGCGATAGTATTTCATCCTCGCGACGATCGATACTTTCTGTCAGGATCCTTGGACGGTAAACTCCGGCTGTGGAACATCCCGGACAAGAAAGTTGCCGTGTGGAGCGAGGTCGACGGTCAAACCAAATTGATCACCGCCGCGAACTTCTGTCAGAATGGGAAATTCGCGGTGGTAGGCTCGTATGACGGCCGATGTATATTCTACAACACGGAGCAGCTGAAGTATCACACGCAGATACACGTCCGGTCGACCAGAGGCAAGAACTCGACCGGAAGAAAGATCAGCGGCATCGAGCCTATGCCCGGTGAAGACAAGATCCTGGTCACCTCGAACGACAGCCGTATCCGATTGTACGACTTGAGGGATTTAAATCTGTCATGCAAATATAAGGGCTACGTTAACGTCAGTAGCCAGATTAAAGCGAGTTTCAGCCCCGACGGGCAATATATAGTTAGCGGTTCGGAAAACCAGTGCATTTATATCTGGAAGACCCACCACGATTATTCGAAATTCTCTAGTGTACGCAGAGACCGGAATGATTTCTGGGAGGGCATCAAAGCTCACAACGCTGTAGTAACATGCGCAGTATTCGCACCAAATCCAGATAGTATTATTAAACAAATCGAGGAAAGGGAGCACTGGGAGAGCAAGGAAGACGCGAAGAATCTAGCTAGTTCGACCGTAGGCGTTCCTCCCGTTGATCCTGTGGTTGAACAGCGCACCAAAGGCTGTGGTGGCCATGTTCTCGTCAGCGCCGACTTCAATGGCTGCATAAAGGTTTTTGTAAATAAAACGAAACCTAAGCACAGTTCCCTGCCGGCGTCCGCTCTTGCATAA
- the LOC143357951 gene encoding WD repeat-containing protein 44 isoform X3, whose protein sequence is MSGSSDSEEFFDAEDDSFQRNSRRSKQRESFSIEIQSNDTADITKKADDEDDVFLKPAEPKPIIEPKDNVTTESVLCKDKTEEDGKESSTDKIVGRRRFRELRHRMQTEDDDIPINSSPPDSQTSSIEGVYPAPSKTTHPFRIIEHDTLSLQSMTSLGRVGRILAGVGDSASAVLVTNVTQCPPSAILTRESQMSSIASIPSKDEDTVSEPDVIASTKNNGKSSEDVTVVGIPVAPPRRKKKSKAQTPTDLAVRYISISTIILPSTTESVLPASPLPSPASTIESITREFEHSLDIRSATKGQYVVKPQDEDKLKAEGPSAEELERIERVKAELMSVRSSDKSSSPMGSMSSNSIGRYSLGPHKFSGISSPGSKERRKSAGDQDMVKQLNMFVRTRTDSGKRLTDMEILEQVTVLNLDTGERVPLSIAEDKLPQCINPLSLHIMRLTSEYISNSSLEKEKESDEESVDSKMSSIPPDEDVSVGRVRKRTQKIKRFLGSTVKKTMDKAKSIAQEVSHARHKEDVMDIVDEVYPGEQQYIKLKASNSHKGPYEFSCLQHVQDLSGEHVGPVWCMKFSACGRLLATAGQDRVLRIWVLRDHFTYFQDMRTKYNAEKVSPTPSQESLVSQQSMEDPNVVASAFSEIEGTKSPFMPKPFCTYTGHTSDLLDVSWSKNYFVLSSSMDKTVRLWHISRKECLCCFQHIDFVTAIVFHPRDDRYFLSGSLDGKLRLWNIPDKKVAVWSEVDGQTKLITAANFCQNGKFAVVGSYDGRCIFYNTEQLKYHTQIHVRSTRGKNSTGRKISGIEPMPGEDKILVTSNDSRIRLYDLRDLNLSCKYKGYVNVSSQIKASFSPDGQYIVSGSENQCIYIWKTHHDYSKFSSVRRDRNDFWEGIKAHNAVVTCAVFAPNPDSIIKQIEEREHWESKEDAKNLASSTVGVPPVDPVVEQRTKGCGGHVLVSADFNGCIKVFVNKTKPKHSSLPASALA, encoded by the exons ATGTCTGGAAGCAGCGATTCTGAAGAATTTTTTGACGCGGAGGACGATAGTTTCCAACGTAATTCACG GAGAAGTAAGCAACGCGAATCCTTTAGTATTGAAATACAATCCAATGATACTGCAGATATTACTAAAAAAGCAGATGATGAGGATGATGTGTTTCTAAAGCCTGCTGAACCAAAACCAATTATAGAACCAAAGGATAATGTAACTACAGAATCTGTACTTTGTAAAGATAAAACT GAAGAAGATGGAAAGGAATCGAGTACGGATAAAATTGTTGGTCGAAGGAGATTTCGAGAACTTCGACATCGCATGCAAACAGAAGACGATGATATCCCAATTAATAGCTCCCCCCCAGATAGTCAAACTTCATCTATCGAGGGTGTTTATCCTGCTCCTTCGAAAACGACGCATCCCTTTAGAATTATTGAACACGATACTCTTAGCCTACAAAGCATGACCTCTTTAGGACGAGTGGGTCGAATTTTAGCTGGAGTTGGGGACAGTGCTTCTGCTGTACTTGTAACAAATGTAACCCAGTGTCCTCCTTCTGCCATCCTTACCCGAGAAAGCCAGATGTCCTCCATTGCTAGTATTCCAAGCAAAGACGAGGACACAGTATCTG AACCCGATGTCATCGCTAGTACAAAGAATAATGGAAAATCAAGCGAAGATGTTACTGTGGTCGGAATACCTGTTGCACCACCCAGACGTAAAAAAAAGTCAAAAGCTCAAACACCTACGGACCTTGCTGTACGATACATTTCAATTAGTACAATTATCTTA CCTTCCACAACGGAATCAGTGCTGCCTGCATCGCCACTACCAAGCCCAGCAAGTACGATCGAGTCGATCACTAGAGAATTTGAACATTCGCTCGATATTCGATCCGCGACAAAGGGGCAGTATGTTGTTAAACCACAA gaCGAAGATAAATTGAAAGCAGAAGGTCCTTCAGCCGAAGAATTGGAAAGAATAGAAAGAGTCAAGGCTGAATTAATGAGTGTGAGATCGAGCGATAAATCTAGTAGCCCAATGGGGTCCATGTCTAGTAACAGCATTGGCCGTTACTCTTTGGGTCCCCACAAATTTTCAGGTATAAGTTCTCCAGGTTCAAAGGAGAGACGAAAATCTGCTGGTGATCAAGACATGGTCAAACAGTTAAACATGTTCGTCAGAACAAGAACGGATTCCGGAAAACGCCTAACAGACATG GAAATACTAGAACAAGTAACTGTATTAAACTTAGACACTGGTGAAAGAGTGCCATTAAGTATAGCAGAAGATAAGCTACCGCAGTGTATTAATCCTTTATCGCTTCATATTATGAGACTTACTTCGGAATATATAAGCAATTCTAGTctcgagaaggagaaagaaagtGACGAGGAGAGCGTCGACAGTAAAATGTCCAGTATACCGCCGGACGAAGATGTATCTGTAGGCAGAGTTCGAAAGAGGACTCAGAAGATAAAACGATTTTTAGGATCCACTGTGAAAAAAACAATGGACAAAGCAAAGTCTATCGCGCAAGAGGTATCTCATGCAAGGCACAAGGAAGACGTTATGGACATAGTAGACGAAGTCTATCCTGGCGAACAACAGTACATCAAACTGAAAGCGTCCAACAGCCATAAAGGGCCGTACGAGTTCAGTTGTCTGCAGCATGTTCAGGACTTGAGTGGCGAACACGTGGGTCCCGTTTGGTGTATGAAATTCTCTGCCTGTGGACGATTGCTTGCTACAGCGGGACAAGACCGAGTTCTGAGAATTTGGGTCCTGCGCGACCATTTCACCTATTTTCAGGATATGCGAACGAAATACAACGCGGAGAAAGTTAGTCCCACGCCTTCGCAAGAGTCTCTGGTCTCGCAACAGTCGATGGAAGATCCTAACGTTGTGGCTAGTGCCTTTAGTGAAATCGAGGGGACGAAGAGTCCGTTCATGCCGAAACCGTTTTGCACTTATACCGGCCATACTTCGGACTTGCTCGACGTGTCCTGGTCTAAGAATTACTTTGTTCTGTCATCGTCGATGGACAAAACCGTGCGGCTatggcatatatcgagaaaggaATGCCTCTGTTGTTTCCAGCATATTGATTTTGTTACGGCGATAGTATTTCATCCTCGCGACGATCGATACTTTCTGTCAGGATCCTTGGACGGTAAACTCCGGCTGTGGAACATCCCGGACAAGAAAGTTGCCGTGTGGAGCGAGGTCGACGGTCAAACCAAATTGATCACCGCCGCGAACTTCTGTCAGAATGGGAAATTCGCGGTGGTAGGCTCGTATGACGGCCGATGTATATTCTACAACACGGAGCAGCTGAAGTATCACACGCAGATACACGTCCGGTCGACCAGAGGCAAGAACTCGACCGGAAGAAAGATCAGCGGCATCGAGCCTATGCCCGGTGAAGACAAGATCCTGGTCACCTCGAACGACAGCCGTATCCGATTGTACGACTTGAGGGATTTAAATCTGTCATGCAAATATAAGGGCTACGTTAACGTCAGTAGCCAGATTAAAGCGAGTTTCAGCCCCGACGGGCAATATATAGTTAGCGGTTCGGAAAACCAGTGCATTTATATCTGGAAGACCCACCACGATTATTCGAAATTCTCTAGTGTACGCAGAGACCGGAATGATTTCTGGGAGGGCATCAAAGCTCACAACGCTGTAGTAACATGCGCAGTATTCGCACCAAATCCAGATAGTATTATTAAACAAATCGAGGAAAGGGAGCACTGGGAGAGCAAGGAAGACGCGAAGAATCTAGCTAGTTCGACCGTAGGCGTTCCTCCCGTTGATCCTGTGGTTGAACAGCGCACCAAAGGCTGTGGTGGCCATGTTCTCGTCAGCGCCGACTTCAATGGCTGCATAAAGGTTTTTGTAAATAAAACGAAACCTAAGCACAGTTCCCTGCCGGCGTCCGCTCTTGCATAA